A single region of the Anaerostipes rhamnosivorans genome encodes:
- a CDS encoding MATE family efflux transporter produces MISEKSFYKTFALLTLSLALQNLLTYGVNLADNLMLGSYSETALSGSALCNQIQFFLQMLVVGASEGAVVMGTQYFGKGRFEPIVHTIGTAVRFGGGIAAVMFLLILFFPGQILGLLTNDAAVIAEGVKYLQIICFTYLMFTVTNILTASLRSVGIVKIGYIISASTLILNMILNSCLIYGNFGFPELGIRGAAVATLCSRTVELLIVIWYLKYKEHSLNLTLKKLVFIDRSYIRDYKRTALPVLTSQAQWGLAQMAQTGVLGHLGAPAIAANSIATIVFQIITVVVYGSASASGIMIGWTIGEEKEKNIKPMVKTLEILFLSIGILSGLAIFLIREPVLSLYQISPQAKALSMQFMAILSVTTVGTAYQMSCDNGIIRGGGNTSFSMKMNLISMWLILLPISIFAAFVLHLPPIVVFFLLKWDQLYKAIPVFIRLHRWKWITKVTREEAA; encoded by the coding sequence ATGATATCTGAAAAATCTTTTTATAAAACCTTCGCTCTGCTGACGTTATCGCTGGCATTGCAGAATCTGCTCACCTACGGTGTCAATCTCGCGGACAACCTGATGCTAGGTTCTTACAGTGAGACGGCTTTGTCCGGCTCGGCCCTGTGCAACCAGATACAGTTTTTTTTACAGATGCTGGTGGTGGGTGCCTCGGAAGGGGCAGTGGTCATGGGAACCCAGTATTTCGGAAAAGGCAGGTTTGAGCCCATCGTACATACCATCGGGACCGCAGTGCGCTTCGGCGGCGGTATTGCTGCAGTCATGTTTCTGCTGATTCTGTTCTTCCCAGGACAGATCCTGGGCCTTCTCACCAATGACGCCGCTGTCATTGCAGAAGGAGTAAAGTATCTGCAGATCATTTGCTTTACCTACCTGATGTTTACAGTGACTAATATTTTGACGGCATCCCTGAGATCCGTCGGGATCGTTAAAATAGGATATATCATCTCAGCATCTACGCTGATCCTGAATATGATCCTGAACTCATGCCTGATCTACGGCAATTTTGGATTTCCGGAGCTGGGTATCCGGGGCGCAGCCGTTGCGACGCTATGTTCCCGCACGGTGGAACTTCTGATCGTGATCTGGTATTTAAAATATAAGGAACATTCCCTGAATCTGACCTTAAAAAAGCTGGTCTTCATCGATCGGTCGTACATCAGAGACTATAAAAGGACCGCACTTCCGGTACTCACAAGCCAGGCACAGTGGGGCCTCGCCCAGATGGCACAGACCGGGGTGCTCGGACATTTAGGAGCCCCGGCCATTGCGGCCAACTCCATAGCCACCATTGTATTTCAGATCATCACGGTGGTGGTCTACGGCTCTGCCAGCGCCTCAGGAATCATGATCGGATGGACCATAGGGGAGGAAAAAGAAAAGAATATAAAACCTATGGTAAAAACCCTGGAGATTTTATTCCTCTCCATCGGTATTCTATCGGGACTGGCCATTTTCCTGATCCGGGAACCTGTCCTGTCCCTGTATCAGATCTCCCCGCAGGCAAAGGCACTTTCCATGCAGTTTATGGCAATACTGTCGGTGACAACCGTTGGGACCGCTTATCAGATGTCCTGTGACAACGGTATTATCCGCGGGGGAGGCAACACCAGCTTCAGCATGAAAATGAACCTGATCAGCATGTGGCTGATCCTTCTGCCGATCTCCATCTTTGCCGCCTTTGTCCTGCATCTGCCCCCGATCGTCGTCTTCTTCCTGCTGAAATGGGATCAGCTTTATAAAGCAATCCCTGTATTCATAAGGCTGCACCGCTGGAAGTGGATCACCAAGGTCACAAGGGAAGAAGCTGCCTAG
- a CDS encoding cation diffusion facilitator family transporter, with translation MEKGRLLQNKNVNKAIQVSKITLILNLSLSLLKFVAGYIGKSSAMLSDAVHSASDVLSTIVVMVGIKISEKQPDREHPYGHERMECVASIILSVALAITGAGIGYSGIKKIFSEQYNTLSAPSGIALTAAVLSIVIKEWMYWFTRSAAKHTNSDALMADAWHHRSDALSSVGSLIGILGARLGYAILDPIASVVICGCILKAALDIFKESINKMVDHSCDNATETKIREVVLQQQGVDGIDELKTRMFGAKMYVDIEILADGNLALYDAHRIAEGVHQTIENNFPQCKHCMVHVNTNELLYSA, from the coding sequence ATGGAAAAAGGTAGACTTCTGCAAAACAAAAATGTAAATAAGGCTATTCAGGTTTCCAAAATCACACTAATCCTCAACCTGAGTTTATCGCTACTTAAATTTGTTGCCGGATATATAGGAAAGTCAAGTGCCATGCTGTCGGACGCTGTACACTCGGCTTCTGATGTATTAAGCACAATCGTTGTGATGGTTGGAATTAAAATATCAGAAAAACAGCCTGATAGAGAACATCCTTATGGGCATGAACGTATGGAATGTGTGGCTTCCATTATTCTTTCTGTTGCATTGGCTATAACAGGTGCTGGAATTGGATATTCAGGTATCAAGAAAATCTTTTCAGAACAGTACAATACGCTTTCTGCTCCTAGTGGAATCGCACTTACGGCGGCAGTCTTATCCATTGTTATAAAAGAGTGGATGTACTGGTTTACAAGAAGTGCTGCAAAGCATACAAATTCTGACGCACTTATGGCTGACGCATGGCACCACCGCTCTGATGCACTCTCGTCGGTTGGTTCCTTAATTGGCATTTTAGGAGCGCGTTTAGGCTATGCTATTCTCGACCCTATTGCAAGCGTTGTGATTTGCGGTTGTATCTTAAAAGCTGCTTTGGACATTTTCAAAGAAAGCATTAACAAAATGGTAGACCATAGTTGTGACAATGCTACTGAAACAAAGATTAGGGAAGTTGTGCTTCAGCAGCAAGGGGTTGATGGTATTGATGAATTAAAAACCCGCATGTTTGGAGCGAAAATGTATGTAGATATTGAAATATTAGCTGATGGTAATTTAGCTCTTTATGACGCTCATAGAATTGCTGAGGGAGTCCATCAAACGATTGAAAACAACTTTCCACAATGTAAACATTGTATGGTACATGTTAATACGAATGAACTTCTCTATTCTGCGTAG
- a CDS encoding ABC transporter permease, translated as MKRILSSTIQVFRQIKSDPMMFAACFTPFVMGTLIKFGIPFLERITDFSLQAYYPIFDLLLSIMAPVLLCFAFAMITLEEIDDKVSRYFSITPLGKSGYLFTRLGVPSIISAIIAFIVLLLFSLEKLSIGMTICLALLGSVQAIIVSLMIITLSSNKLEGMAVTKLAALTLLGIPAPFFIDSYYQFAVGFLPSFWVAKAMQNEAVLYFSIGLVVALVWYYFLTKRLFRKLAG; from the coding sequence ATGAAAAGGATATTATCCAGTACCATACAGGTATTTAGACAAATCAAGAGCGACCCTATGATGTTTGCAGCTTGTTTTACGCCTTTTGTCATGGGAACTTTGATTAAATTCGGTATTCCCTTTCTTGAAAGAATAACAGATTTTTCTTTGCAAGCATACTATCCAATCTTTGATTTATTACTTTCAATCATGGCTCCTGTATTGCTCTGCTTTGCATTTGCAATGATTACATTAGAGGAAATCGACGATAAAGTGTCACGGTACTTTTCGATTACCCCTCTTGGTAAGTCGGGGTATCTCTTTACAAGGTTGGGAGTACCCTCAATTATTTCGGCAATCATCGCTTTTATTGTACTGTTACTTTTTTCATTAGAAAAGTTGTCCATTGGAATGACAATATGTTTGGCGCTTCTCGGCTCAGTACAGGCAATTATTGTTTCACTTATGATTATTACATTATCAAGCAATAAATTAGAGGGTATGGCAGTTACAAAACTAGCTGCACTTACATTACTCGGAATACCAGCCCCCTTTTTTATTGATAGTTACTACCAGTTCGCGGTTGGCTTCCTTCCATCATTTTGGGTAGCGAAAGCCATGCAGAATGAAGCGGTTCTTTATTTCTCCATAGGATTGGTGGTAGCTTTAGTCTGGTACTACTTCCTTACAAAACGTCTGTTTCGGAAGCTGGCAGGATAA
- a CDS encoding ABC transporter permease — translation MRLGRLICGDIHFQWKYGFYFIYFILTVLYVCGIAALTGHWKTDIASIMIYSDPAAMGLFFMGAIVLLEKSQKVLNAMVVSPVKVSEYILSKTVALIAISTVIAMILGFVSGSNQLLSIAIGTALTSAIFTMLGIIAATKISNLNQFLIVIMPIEIVCFVPPIVGLFVKLPDIFRFFPFTACMNLITGKSILLSFDMVLVIATLIILYIVARHTVKHMWRSLGGVKL, via the coding sequence ATGAGATTGGGACGTTTAATTTGTGGTGATATACATTTCCAATGGAAATATGGTTTCTATTTTATCTACTTTATATTAACAGTTTTATATGTGTGTGGGATTGCCGCTTTGACGGGACATTGGAAAACGGATATTGCTTCTATCATGATATACTCTGACCCGGCAGCAATGGGATTGTTTTTTATGGGAGCGATTGTCCTCTTGGAAAAAAGTCAAAAGGTGTTAAATGCTATGGTAGTATCGCCTGTAAAAGTATCGGAGTACATACTTTCAAAAACAGTTGCGTTAATTGCCATATCTACAGTAATTGCAATGATATTAGGATTCGTTTCCGGTAGCAATCAGTTACTTAGTATCGCAATTGGTACAGCTTTGACATCAGCAATCTTTACTATGCTTGGAATTATTGCGGCTACAAAAATTTCAAACTTGAACCAATTTCTCATTGTGATTATGCCGATAGAAATTGTTTGCTTTGTTCCACCTATCGTTGGTCTGTTTGTAAAGCTACCAGATATATTCCGCTTTTTTCCGTTCACAGCTTGCATGAACCTCATAACTGGAAAAAGTATTTTACTATCGTTTGATATGGTACTTGTAATTGCTACGTTGATTATCCTCTACATAGTTGCGCGACATACAGTTAAGCATATGTGGAGAAGTTTAGGAGGTGTAAAGCTATGA
- a CDS encoding ABC transporter ATP-binding protein has protein sequence MIDVKKLYFSYTDKPFVENVSFHVGRGEIFGFLGPSGAGKSTIQKVLTGLNTRYKGSVKVAGTEIREHTNRFYENIGVDFEFSTCYEKFTARQNLAYFASLYEKQPRSIDELLHMVGLENDGDKKVADFSKGMRSRLNFIKALVHDPDILFLDEPTSGLDPTNNRLMKDIILAEKKRGKTIIITTHNMFDATELCDQVAFIVAGKVSALDSPHNLIMSRGAAKIQYTYYDKGEKTGECLLDRTTEDKLLKSLISENRLLSIHSSEPTLNDIFVDITGRTLQ, from the coding sequence ATGATTGATGTAAAAAAACTGTATTTTAGCTATACTGACAAACCGTTTGTTGAGAATGTAAGTTTCCATGTTGGGAGAGGAGAAATTTTCGGTTTTTTAGGACCCTCTGGTGCTGGAAAATCGACTATTCAAAAAGTTTTAACTGGGCTTAATACAAGATATAAAGGCAGCGTAAAAGTTGCAGGTACAGAAATAAGGGAGCATACAAATCGGTTTTATGAAAATATTGGAGTAGACTTTGAATTTTCAACCTGCTACGAGAAATTCACCGCACGACAAAATCTCGCCTATTTTGCTTCTCTATATGAAAAGCAACCTCGGTCTATTGATGAATTATTGCATATGGTAGGCTTGGAAAATGATGGGGACAAAAAAGTTGCTGACTTTTCCAAAGGTATGCGTTCTCGCTTGAATTTCATTAAAGCGTTAGTCCATGACCCTGATATATTATTCCTTGATGAACCTACAAGCGGCCTTGACCCTACAAATAATCGTTTAATGAAAGATATTATTCTTGCGGAAAAGAAACGCGGAAAAACGATTATCATTACTACTCACAATATGTTTGACGCAACAGAGCTATGTGACCAAGTAGCCTTTATCGTTGCCGGAAAAGTCAGTGCATTGGATAGCCCGCATAATTTGATTATGTCAAGGGGAGCTGCCAAAATACAATATACCTACTATGATAAAGGCGAGAAAACCGGAGAATGTCTGCTTGATAGAACCACAGAAGATAAATTGTTAAAAAGTTTAATTTCCGAAAACCGTTTGCTTTCTATTCATAGTAGTGAGCCTACATTAAATGATATTTTTGTTGATATTACAGGGAGGACACTTCAATGA
- a CDS encoding TetR/AcrR family transcriptional regulator produces the protein MPRFTEQEKEIINSKLLIEGEKLFALHGLKKVTVDDLVAAVNISKGSFYAFYPSKEHLYVEINFRLQKELFTSIETTIKKKKYKNQRDLAKDVIMLSLTGVITSPILSQIDLSLMDYLQRKISSDIFENHMYSDIRILEILEDLGVVFLVPHTVIIKSLYSVLSCLEQFKEDEELNMIQNLLVNGIIQQVVAE, from the coding sequence TTGCCACGATTTACGGAACAAGAAAAAGAAATCATAAACAGTAAACTTTTGATAGAGGGAGAAAAGCTGTTTGCATTACACGGCTTAAAAAAAGTAACAGTTGATGATTTAGTAGCTGCTGTAAACATATCAAAAGGTTCTTTCTATGCTTTTTATCCCAGTAAAGAACATCTATATGTTGAAATCAATTTTCGCTTACAAAAAGAGTTATTTACAAGTATAGAAACAACCATTAAAAAGAAAAAGTATAAGAACCAAAGAGATTTAGCAAAGGACGTTATTATGCTAAGTTTAACGGGGGTGATTACTTCGCCTATTCTTTCACAGATTGATTTATCTTTAATGGACTATCTGCAAAGAAAAATATCGTCAGATATTTTTGAAAATCATATGTACAGTGATATTCGTATATTGGAGATACTGGAAGATTTAGGAGTTGTATTTTTGGTTCCGCATACGGTTATCATAAAATCTCTGTATTCTGTTTTATCCTGTTTGGAACAATTCAAAGAGGACGAAGAACTGAATATGATACAAAATCTTTTAGTGAATGGTATTATTCAGCAAGTAGTAGCAGAGTAA
- a CDS encoding alpha/beta fold hydrolase, with amino-acid sequence MYKEVNIASNNVPITLSIWYTERSSPTIVFLPGTMSHPLMYENFLCGLSERGFNIIGVHYLSHGKSPKLKKNYTMEDMLHNVYDATTYGIEKFGENIAVMGSSQGGILAAMAAGRDTRLKAVFPHNIMLTTLKETMSLTKYPAWSHRFMGLIQWGFRVGGKLLPNYKVPGDAYLDYDRVFYSEQAKQDCLNDPMLLPYYPLRFVASLFNADLSCLENGAIQCPVILITAKGDPLFSLDYTNKVFDLIHVPQKELLTLELNRHMIFNEDTDTTINALEATLHKYLG; translated from the coding sequence ATGTATAAAGAAGTTAACATTGCTTCAAATAATGTTCCGATAACACTTTCTATTTGGTATACAGAAAGAAGTAGTCCTACCATTGTTTTTTTGCCGGGTACTATGTCACACCCTCTCATGTATGAGAATTTTCTATGTGGATTGAGTGAAAGAGGATTTAATATAATAGGTGTTCACTATCTTTCACACGGAAAAAGCCCTAAACTCAAAAAAAATTATACAATGGAAGATATGTTGCATAATGTATATGACGCAACAACTTACGGAATAGAAAAATTCGGTGAAAACATAGCTGTCATGGGTTCCAGTCAAGGTGGGATTTTAGCTGCAATGGCGGCGGGTAGGGACACAAGGTTAAAAGCCGTTTTTCCACATAATATCATGCTAACTACATTAAAAGAAACTATGAGCTTAACAAAATATCCCGCATGGTCACACCGTTTTATGGGGCTGATACAGTGGGGCTTTCGTGTAGGTGGAAAATTGCTGCCTAACTACAAGGTTCCAGGAGACGCTTATTTAGACTATGACAGAGTATTTTATAGTGAACAGGCAAAACAAGATTGCTTAAATGACCCTATGCTTTTACCTTATTATCCTTTAAGATTTGTCGCCAGCTTATTTAATGCTGACTTATCGTGCCTGGAGAATGGGGCTATACAGTGTCCTGTTATTTTAATTACTGCCAAAGGCGATCCGCTTTTTAGCCTTGATTATACCAACAAAGTATTTGATTTAATTCATGTACCGCAAAAGGAATTACTTACTTTAGAGCTTAATCGTCACATGATTTTTAATGAGGACACGGACACTACAATAAACGCATTGGAAGCTACCTTGCATAAATATCTTGGATAG
- a CDS encoding cytidylate kinase-like family protein: MATKTIITIERQYGSGGHLIGKKLAEDLNIPFYDGELLKVAAKESGICEEIFESFDEKPTTSFLYSLVMDPYSLGYNANSFDLPLNHKVFLAAFDTIKDIASKGPCVFVGRCADYALEDFDNCLSIFIHAPFEDRIKRIEEVYEIPKAKSKEALLKKDKQRASYYNYYSSNKWGDAKAYDFCINSSLLGIDQTVDLLKQVIAEKEK; encoded by the coding sequence ATGGCTACAAAGACGATTATTACGATTGAAAGACAGTACGGAAGCGGCGGGCATTTGATAGGGAAAAAGCTTGCAGAGGATCTGAATATTCCTTTTTATGACGGGGAGTTATTAAAAGTCGCAGCAAAGGAAAGCGGAATCTGTGAGGAGATATTTGAAAGCTTTGATGAGAAGCCGACCACGAGCTTTTTATATTCCCTTGTCATGGACCCATATTCTTTAGGATATAACGCCAATTCCTTTGACCTTCCGCTGAACCACAAAGTATTTCTGGCCGCATTTGACACCATCAAGGACATAGCCAGCAAAGGTCCATGTGTTTTTGTCGGAAGATGTGCCGACTATGCACTGGAGGATTTTGATAACTGCCTGAGTATTTTTATCCACGCTCCTTTTGAAGATCGGATCAAACGGATTGAAGAAGTATATGAAATCCCGAAAGCCAAAAGCAAGGAAGCTCTTCTAAAGAAGGATAAACAGAGGGCCAGCTATTATAATTATTACAGCTCAAACAAATGGGGCGATGCCAAAGCCTACGATTTCTGTATCAACAGCAGTCTTTTAGGCATTGACCAGACCGTGGATCTGCTCAAACAGGTCATCGCAGAAAAAGAGAAGTGA
- a CDS encoding bifunctional riboflavin kinase/FAD synthetase yields MEYIHQTENFQFHNSVVALGKFDGLHKGHQLIFDELLKYKKQGYQTVVFSFDRPPVNTLKSENYHMIYSKEEKERLLAKKGLDVLIEHPFTKEFSKLSPRDFVTEILIKKVGMKILVVGDDCGFGYKRQGNVELLQEMQREYDFKLIVIPKLELNGGIVSSSRVRSLLKEARIEEANRLLTSPFLVYGPVVKGNHMGKDVLGIPTANQIPNPEKLLPPNGVYVSRITIRDQVYYGISNIGVKPTIEGKKHMGVETYILDFDKNIYHKPISVELLCFKRPEMKFDSLERLSKQMKEDADFAREWIKKEGLM; encoded by the coding sequence ATGGAATACATACATCAAACGGAGAACTTTCAATTTCATAACTCTGTGGTAGCGCTTGGAAAATTCGACGGACTGCACAAAGGACATCAGCTTATTTTTGACGAGCTGTTGAAATACAAAAAACAGGGATATCAAACGGTTGTCTTTTCTTTTGACCGTCCCCCAGTCAATACCCTGAAGTCAGAAAACTATCATATGATTTATTCAAAAGAGGAAAAAGAACGTTTACTTGCAAAAAAAGGACTGGATGTCCTGATTGAACATCCTTTTACAAAGGAATTCTCCAAGCTCTCCCCCAGGGATTTTGTCACTGAAATACTGATCAAAAAGGTCGGAATGAAGATTCTAGTGGTAGGGGATGACTGCGGCTTTGGTTATAAACGCCAGGGCAACGTGGAACTCTTACAGGAAATGCAGAGAGAGTATGATTTTAAACTGATCGTGATTCCAAAGCTGGAATTAAACGGCGGCATTGTCTCCAGCAGCCGTGTCCGCAGTCTGCTTAAAGAAGCCAGGATTGAAGAAGCCAACCGCCTTCTTACCTCCCCGTTTCTCGTCTACGGTCCTGTTGTAAAGGGAAACCATATGGGCAAGGATGTTCTGGGAATTCCCACCGCTAATCAGATCCCGAATCCTGAAAAACTGCTTCCGCCCAACGGAGTCTACGTTTCCAGAATCACCATCAGAGACCAGGTCTATTATGGCATCAGCAACATTGGAGTAAAACCTACTATTGAAGGCAAGAAACATATGGGTGTGGAAACCTATATCCTGGATTTTGATAAGAATATTTATCACAAACCTATTTCTGTGGAGCTTCTCTGTTTTAAGCGTCCGGAAATGAAGTTTGATTCATTGGAGCGTCTGTCAAAACAGATGAAAGAAGATGCTGATTTTGCCAGGGAATGGATAAAAAAAGAAGGTCTTATGTAG
- the truB gene encoding tRNA pseudouridine(55) synthase TruB, with product MINGILNVYKEPGFTSHDVVAKLRGIIKQKKIGHTGTLDPQATGVLPVCLGKATKLCDMLTDKKKEYRASFRLGLKTDTEDIWGTVTEESEVNISEKQVEDAVFSFVGDYEQVPPMYSALKVGGKKLYELAREGRVIERKTRPVTIFEINDLRIDLPDIHMTVVCSKGTYIRSLGRDIGEKLGCGACMTALERTAASGFYKSGSHTLEEIEELMRENRIMEAVIPPDQIFSDLPERTVKKQHAKILYNGNPLKKDCFTMPVGTEQRLKIYDEDGHFIGIYDWKDQKSMYFPDKIFY from the coding sequence ATGATAAATGGTATCTTAAATGTATACAAAGAACCCGGCTTTACCTCCCACGATGTGGTGGCCAAGCTCAGAGGCATCATAAAACAAAAGAAAATAGGACACACCGGTACCCTGGATCCGCAGGCCACCGGTGTGCTTCCCGTCTGTCTGGGCAAAGCAACAAAGCTCTGCGACATGCTCACCGACAAAAAAAAAGAGTACCGGGCGTCGTTCCGGCTCGGATTAAAAACAGACACCGAAGACATATGGGGGACAGTCACTGAAGAGTCAGAAGTCAATATTTCCGAAAAACAGGTTGAGGACGCTGTATTCTCGTTTGTAGGAGACTATGAGCAGGTGCCGCCAATGTATTCTGCCCTGAAAGTGGGCGGTAAAAAGCTGTATGAGCTTGCCAGAGAAGGCAGGGTGATCGAGCGTAAGACACGCCCTGTCACCATTTTTGAGATCAACGATTTGAGGATTGATCTTCCGGATATCCACATGACTGTGGTCTGCAGCAAAGGCACCTATATCCGCAGTCTCGGACGCGATATAGGGGAAAAGCTTGGATGCGGAGCCTGCATGACTGCACTGGAGCGCACCGCTGCCAGTGGTTTTTATAAGTCAGGCAGCCATACACTGGAAGAGATCGAAGAACTCATGAGGGAGAACAGGATCATGGAGGCGGTCATTCCTCCGGACCAGATATTTTCAGATCTTCCTGAACGCACAGTGAAAAAACAGCATGCCAAGATTTTGTATAATGGAAATCCGCTGAAAAAGGATTGCTTTACAATGCCTGTAGGCACAGAACAGCGTCTTAAAATCTATGATGAAGACGGCCATTTCATCGGGATTTATGACTGGAAAGACCAAAAGAGCATGTACTTTCCGGATAAAATATTTTACTGA
- a CDS encoding DHH family phosphoesterase, protein MNEFISSIEAADSIAITGHIHPDGDCIGSCLGLRQYILDNFPGKTVAVYLELPAPEFQFLSGADSIRQEAEAVRYDLFFVLDCSSLDRIEPFISMYEHAAKTFCIDHHISSKGIGQEYILKPQASATCEVLYELFDPEHISLDCAYCLYTGIVHDTGVFKHSNTTKQTMEYAGDLISKGINTSKVIDETFYQKTFTQNRVLGQALLNSCLYEDGQVILSYLTGEEMKQLEAGSGDTNGIIDQLRVTKGVEAAVFLYALDADTYKVSMRSNGKVNVAAISEEFKGGGHVRAAGFSMKADLAKVTDTVLSRIQKQL, encoded by the coding sequence ATGAATGAATTCATATCATCCATCGAAGCTGCAGATTCCATTGCCATCACCGGCCATATCCATCCGGACGGTGACTGCATTGGGAGCTGTCTGGGGCTTCGGCAGTACATTTTAGATAATTTCCCCGGAAAAACTGTCGCTGTTTATCTTGAATTACCCGCACCGGAATTCCAGTTTCTTTCCGGCGCAGATTCTATCAGACAAGAGGCAGAAGCGGTCCGATATGACTTGTTTTTTGTTTTGGACTGCAGCTCACTGGATCGGATCGAACCTTTTATCTCCATGTATGAACATGCTGCTAAGACGTTTTGTATCGATCATCATATCAGCAGCAAGGGTATAGGACAGGAATATATTTTAAAACCCCAGGCCAGCGCCACCTGCGAAGTGCTATATGAATTGTTCGATCCTGAACATATTTCGCTGGATTGTGCTTACTGTCTTTACACCGGTATTGTACATGACACCGGTGTATTCAAACATTCTAATACGACAAAACAGACCATGGAGTATGCAGGAGATCTAATTTCCAAGGGGATTAACACTTCCAAAGTGATCGACGAGACATTTTACCAAAAGACATTTACCCAGAACAGGGTTCTTGGACAGGCTTTATTAAACAGCTGTCTGTATGAAGACGGACAGGTCATCCTTTCTTATCTTACAGGCGAAGAGATGAAGCAGCTGGAAGCTGGTTCTGGAGATACCAACGGTATCATCGATCAGCTCAGAGTCACAAAAGGCGTGGAGGCCGCAGTCTTTTTATACGCACTGGATGCTGACACATATAAAGTCAGCATGCGTTCCAACGGAAAGGTAAACGTGGCTGCTATCTCTGAAGAATTTAAGGGCGGAGGACATGTCCGTGCCGCCGGCTTCAGCATGAAAGCGGATCTTGCTAAGGTGACCGATACCGTTCTTTCAAGAATCCAAAAACAATTATAG
- the rbfA gene encoding 30S ribosome-binding factor RbfA, producing MRKNSIKNTRINGEVQRELSRIISREIKDPRIAPMTSVVDAVVTSDLKQCKAYISVLGDQKAKDDTLAGLNSAVGYIRRELAHSINLRNTPEITFVLDDSIEYGVEMSKKIDELNK from the coding sequence ATGAGAAAGAACAGCATTAAGAATACTAGAATCAATGGGGAAGTACAGCGGGAGTTAAGCCGCATCATCAGCCGGGAGATCAAAGATCCACGCATCGCGCCTATGACTTCCGTGGTGGATGCCGTGGTCACTTCCGACTTGAAACAGTGCAAAGCCTATATCAGTGTCCTCGGTGACCAAAAAGCAAAGGACGATACACTAGCAGGCCTTAACAGCGCTGTCGGCTATATCCGAAGAGAACTGGCCCATTCCATCAATCTCAGGAATACCCCGGAAATCACTTTTGTTTTGGATGATTCCATTGAATACGGAGTGGAAATGTCAAAAAAGATTGACGAACTGAACAAATAG